The Tepidanaerobacter syntrophicus genome includes the window GCGAGGCTTCAAAAACCTGCATCACGGAAACATCAGATGAAATTGCGGTTAGCGAAGATACAGCAACTGAATAGATTGAAATTTATAAGATATGGTTGTATAATTGTTAAAAAACCGCAATACCGGAGGTAGCAATATTGCCATATATTATTTTAAGTATATTTATAGCGGGCTTAGATCTTATAACAAAATATCAAGTTCAAAAAACAATGGATCCGTTCGATTCGATTCCTATAATAAAAAATGTCTTCCATATAACTTATGTGCAAAATACAGGAGCAGCATTTAGTATATTAAGTGGAAGAATTTTTTTGTTCATTTCAGCTTCTATAATTATTATTTCCGCAATAACATTTATATTAATAAAATATCCCATCAAACAAAAGGCATTGGGCATTGCCCTTGCTATGGTTTTGGGGGGAGCGGCAGGCAATTTTATAGACAGAATGAGGTATGGATATGTAATTGACTTTTTAGATTTTAGGATTTGGCCTGTTTTTAACGTGGCGGATTGTGCCATTGTTATTGGAACAATAATTTTAGGATATTTTCTTCTTTTCCGCTTAGATTCGGAAAAACTAGAATTTAAGAATGGCAGGAGGTTAGATTGAGCAGCAAACTTGAATTTGTGGTAG containing:
- the lspA gene encoding signal peptidase II; amino-acid sequence: MPYIILSIFIAGLDLITKYQVQKTMDPFDSIPIIKNVFHITYVQNTGAAFSILSGRIFLFISASIIIISAITFILIKYPIKQKALGIALAMVLGGAAGNFIDRMRYGYVIDFLDFRIWPVFNVADCAIVIGTIILGYFLLFRLDSEKLEFKNGRRLD